Proteins from a genomic interval of Solea solea chromosome 10, fSolSol10.1, whole genome shotgun sequence:
- the slx4 gene encoding structure-specific endonuclease subunit SLX4 isoform X3 has translation MDDSDQDFVDLCSKLLKRVRRKPGESRPPKSAEHQPSTQTSEGDKRRKKNKKDGDSGSKVTGTQSVFTGTGQHAASGETGGDSRDAGPLAAATSSTTTAAEPRFERGLSAKDKVLLKMQQFKKTSPPRMTHRDTRQQMNLDGPQPQRQDSPEPCSSGLHINSDEALALRLQQELDREEAQAEMVDLEDGGLFFCQICYRDLSHMTPEGRTQHLNRCLDDSENSGLIPPPPLVPDCPICGKTFKSQKSRSTHLKRCSSEMGVPPAVLLQALQRQAKETPNVPTVNTVAQTAGTKRKGPSKPGLPVKKKPRKKADPVDEDTMVALALSSSLLEQEKEAHRELNTKPAVSHTAVTTALKGRPDGAAKGRGKKKRGVVPRPPPILLVQDAEVALVRLQERVSALLLRNRMPSPPTPTRCPSRLCGLNSVASLWQKSALLNSNSTALSDFYTTDLRELITPWETAKTNEASCSAGNKPESSLQPESEGTPVTGSRASILPSSTHTATSTPETGQRLVGSQALRDLMELAEDGMTLTQCRYPASGHAKDKRSSTSQSTNLHLSGFVLEEEEEEEEKADLCLSDFLTKTAQGGDKGDKKRGSHQSVAVSRLSSDLNSMVNNPQLSDVQLQVDSGEVYFAHSFMVYARCPLLAEMVHESGFGVQEEGVPAAQRVLMSDVPGQAVFALLQYLYTAHCSIPSSLRPHVQELASRFDLQELHQLCELHGEEAPPQGDKADYANQGEDVNDQTDQAFMELLRSMWNDEEEDEEDEGTDSDGGKDEERVLEDNRQTGDVTSGERELCEEQVNEEELEEIYNFAATQRKRVEENDSIEEEEEKKLADEEDSFTKLTESQRGISKTPLYPNSKLESHPSQDSSYNRVFSESFGVYEEENISPGPSKTQTSQPQKQLSSCKPLGELPVRTLLQFSPSIVDDFSPSPPPSTSNLPVAGVSPAQVGDYGGGGGGETDAVEVDVPKECRSLKRESRGSCGICVPASPDSGLKKKEPELIVLSDSSDEMEVDVAVLSSHSPHSSCAKLQTFTQIRPQSISKPSETIMENKVSSSIELSSNDPPDGRPGLGCDQSPVDCSLEVSWLIPSTPVHPGRCTKSSSTQTKSSTCRTQLFPKGGISSPSSVFSSPALPSHYSLHNSSSGTRVSSKTGPTEGSIPRLNLEETVPCSSGLDPNLSSKSASGFGVNKNREMSSMPQHQHKPHPLSASLKQDTPQHAQPQPYSSTPLHTELQQPPVLPGTSPLTSSLDKQRMISQGRDRASSESLEKTELGSFHLSPLSNPSDPPSPLSYNKGLHCPQKHNNSSSDSRCPEESSSRTNTGAELKRRGGDEEGKGERECKNRDTHDESEGGGEPGVVESSFQQSFMDEPPIAFNDSWGLDAYAGADPGCFSLRLEDSGGSSQQEHSLGRGEAAKSSSSDCQPAPSFHHIQSGKSCSSVVQSSASKSHCAQPPASVQAQRKPSLTPSPPEINNSLMDPKIWDSWEEEDEEVLPLNQRVNPSAQFRTPASHNKKRRSVVPITPMPHYSDMDTPELKNKLNSFGVRPLPKRQMVLKLREIHQYTHQVVSSDSDGEAPSARRTLQVKPPPKTSSAATGSKSGSCSQTVTFKEPRAPAAVSPLKHRGEEEEKEGEPLSASQGSNTSSTAASEESERSNPEFCPSTDGDSDSDGGISASQAATRHQDRLQAVRAFILSDSTLYSQILQYQPLVLSQLQGRLKAAGIRLGAAKLVDYLDSQCITFTTAKPGHSAPSRRRGKRTKATVVRGANGKKAVSVPL, from the exons ATGGATGACTCGGACCAGGATTTTGTAGACCTCTGTTCTAAGTTGCTGAAACGAGTCCGCAGGAAACCAGGTGAGAGCAGGCCGCCAAAGAGTGCAGAGCATCAGCCCTCCACTCAGACAAGTGAAGGCGAcaagagaaggaagaaaaacaagaaggaTGGAGACTCTGGCTCAAAGGTCACTGGGACCCAGTCTGTCTTCACCGGAACAGGCCAACATGCAGCCAGTGGAGAGACAGGAGGTGATTCAAGAGATGCTGGCCCTCTGGCTGCGGCCacttcatcaacaacaacagcagcagaacccAGATTTGAAAGAGGTCTGTCAGCAAAGGACAAAGTTCTCCTCAAAATGCAGCAGTTCAAGAAAACCAGTCCTCCGAGGATGACGCACAGAGACACGAGACAACAGATGAACCTAGACGGTCCACAGCCACAAAGACAAG ATTCTCCAGAACCTTGCAGCTCTGGTCTCCACATAAACAGTGACGAGGCACTGGCTCTGCGGCTGCAGCAGGAGCTGGACAGGGAGGAAGCACAGGCTGAGATGGTCGACCTGGAAGATGGAGGTCTTTTCTTCTGTCAGATCTGCTACAGAGATCTGTCTCATATGACTCCTGAGGGACGAACACAACATCTCAACAG GTGTTTAGATGACAGTGAGAACAGTGGCctgattcctcctcctcctcttgtccCTGACTGTCCCATCTGTGGTAAGACATTCAAGTCCCAAAAGAGTCGTTCCACCCACCTGAAGCGCTGCTCCTCGGAGATGGGCGTACCTCCAGCGGTGCTGCTGCAAGCTTTGCAGAGACAGGCGAAGGAGACTCCAAATGTCCCCACTGTCAACACAGT TGCACAGACGGCAGGGACGAAAAGGAAAGGCCCCTCGAAGCCAGGCCTCCCAGTGAAGAAGAAGCCCAGGAAAAAGGCTGATCCTGTGGATGAAGACACCATGGTTGCTCTGgctctgtcctcctccctgCTGGAACAGGAGAAGGAGGCACACAGAGAATTAAACACCAAGCCTGCTGTCTCTCACACTGCAGTGACCACAGCACTGAAGGGGAGGCCAGATGGAG CAGCTAAAGGACGTGGAAAGAAGAAAAGGGGAGTTGTCCCTCGTCCTCCTCCGATCCTCCTTGTACAGGATGCTGAGGTGGCCCTGGTGAGGCTGCAGGAACGCGTTTCTGCTCTCCTCTTACGTAACCGGATGCCTTCTCCCCCAACGCCGACCCGCTGCCCGAGCAGGCTGTGTGGTTTGAACAGTGTTGCCTCCCTCTGGCAGAAAAGTGCTCTGCTGAACAGCAACTCCACCGCTCTGTCTGATTTCTACACCACAGACCTCAGAGAGCTCATTACACCCTGGGAGACGGCAAAG ACTAATGAGGCCTCCTGCAGCGCTGGTAACAAGCCCGAGTCGTCTCTACAACCAGAGAGCGAAGGGACTCCTGTCACAGGGTCCAGGGCCTCCATCCTGCCATCTTCCACTCACACAGCAACCTCCACCCCAGAGACAGGGCAGCGCCTAGTGGGCAGCCAGGCCCTACGGGACCTGATGGAGCTGGCAGAAGACGGCATGACCCTCACACAGTGCAGATACCCTGCCTCAGGCCACGCTAAAG ACAAACGGAGCAGCACCAGTCAGTCTACAAACCTTCATCTCAGCGGCTTtgtcctggaggaggaggaggaggaggaggagaaggctgACCTGTGTCtgagtgacttcctgacaaaaACGGCACAAGGAGGAGATAAAGGAGATAAAAAACGAGGCAGCCATCAATCA GTTGCCGTTTCTAGACTATCATCTGACCTGAACAGCATGGTGAACAACCCTCAGCTCAGCGATGTGCAGCTCCAGGTTGACAGTGGAGAGGTCTACTTTGCCCATTCCTTCATGGTGTATGCtcgctgccccctgctggcagaAATG gTACATGAAAGTGGTTTTGGGGTGCAGGAGGAAGGAGTGCCTGCAGCTCAGAGGGTGTTGATGAGTGACGTCCCAGGACAGGCAGTGTTTGCTCTACTGCAGTACCTTTACACAGCTCACTGCTCCATCCCATCCTCACTGCGGCCTCATGTACAAGAGCTGGCATCCAG ATTTGACTTGCAGGAGCTGCACCAGCTTTGTGAGCTCCACGGAGAGGAGGCGCCACCTCAAGGGGATAAGGCAGACTACGCAAACCAGGGCGAGGATGTCAATGACCAAACAGACCAGGCCTTCATGGAGCTCCTGCGCTCCATGTggaatgatgaggaggaggatgaggaggatgagggcaCAGATTCCGATGGCGGAAAAGATGAAGAGAGAGTGTTGGAAGATAATCGTCAAACCGGTGATGTTACATCTGgcgagagagagttgtgtgagGAACAAGTGAACGAGGAGGAGTTGGAGGAGATCTACAACTTTGCCGCCACTCAGAGAAAGAGGGTAGAGGAGAACGACAgcatagaggaggaggaagagaaaaagttAGCTGATGAGGAAGACTCCTTCACAAAACTGACAGAATCTCAAAGAGGCATCAGTAAGACACCCCTATATCCAAACTCAAAACTTGAGTCACATCCCAGCCAGGATTCCAGCTACAACCGCGTCTTCTCAGAGTCTTTTGGAGTCTATGAGGAAGAGAACATTTCACCTGGTCCATCAAAAACACAGACCTCTCAACCCCAGAAACAACTGTCCTCCTGTAAACCTTTAGGTGAACTCCCTGTCAGAACGTTGCTTCAGTTCTCACCAAGCATTGTCGATGACTTTTCACCCAGCCCTCCTCCCAGTACATCCAACCTGCCTGTGGCAGGTGTGTCTCCTGCTCAAGTGGGGGActatggtggtggtggtggtggtgaaacAGATGCTGTTGAAGTGGATGTGCCTAAAGAATGTCGGTCATTGAAACGAGAAAGCCGAGGCTCGTGTGGCATTTGTGTTCCCGCTTCTCCTGATTCAGGCCTGAAAAAGAAGGAACCTGAGCTCATAGTTCTGTCTGACTCCAGTGATGAGATGGAGGTGGATGTTGCTGTTCTTAGTTCCCATAGTCCACATTCTTCTTGTGCTAAGCTGCAGACATTCACCCAGATCAGACCTCAGTCAATATCAAAACCTAGTGAAACCATCATGGAGAATAAAGTGTCCAGTAGTATAGAGCTTAGTTCTAATGATCCTCCTGATGGTCGTCCAGGTTTAGGTTGTGATCAGAGTCCAGTCGACTGTTCTCTAGAAGTGTCTTGGCTGATCCCGTCCACACCAGTGCATCCTGGAAGATGCACCAAGAGCAGCTCCACTCAGACCAAAAGCAGCACATGCAGGACACAGCTGTTCCCTAAAGGCGGCATTTCCTCGCCCTCCTCAGTTTTTTCCTCTCCCGCTCTACCATCTCATTACAGTCTTCACAACTCAAGCAGTGGAACCCGAGTTTCCAGCAAAACTGGCCCAACAGAGGGCAGCATTCCTAGGCTGAACCTGGAAGAAACCGTTCCCTGTAGCTCTGGTTTGGATCCCAACCTTTCTTCTAAAAGTGCCAGCGGCTTTGGCGTAAATAAGAACAGAGAAATGTCTTCAATGCCTCAACATCAACATAAGCCTCATCCCCTCAGTGCTTCCTTAAAGCAGGATACACCGCAGCACGCCCAGCCACAGCCCTACAGCAGCACTCCCCTGCATACAGAGCTCCAACAGCCCCCTGTCCTTCCTGGCACCTCTCCACTCACCAGTAGCCTTGATAAACAGAGGATGATCAGTCAGGGAAGGGACAGAGCTTCATCGGAAAGCCTAGAAAAGACAGAGTTAGGGAGCTTTCATCTCTCCCCCTTATCCAACCCTTCAGATCCACCCTCTCCTTTGTCTTACAACAAAGGTCTTCATTgtccacagaaacacaacaattcCTCGAGTGACAGCCGATGCCCAGAAGAGTCGAGCAGTCGAACAAACACAGGGGCTGAGCtcaaaaggagaggaggagatgaggagggaAAAGGTGAGAGAGAGTGTAAAAATAGAGACACGCATGATGAGAGTGAAGGAGGTGGAGAACCAGGTGTTGTGGAGTCCAGTTTCCAGCAGAGCTTCATGGACGAACCTCCCATAGCTTTCAACGACTCTTGGGGCCTCGACGCCTACGCAGGAGCCGACCCCGGCTGCTTCAGCCTGAGACTGGAGGACAGTGGGGGGTCCAGTCAGCAGGAGCACAGCCTCGGACGAGGAGAAGCGGCCAAATCGTCATCCTCCGACTGTCAGCCTGCACCATCTTTTCACCATATCCAATCGGGGAAGAGCTGCAGCAGTGTGGTTCAGTCCTCTGCATCTAAAAGCCACTGCGCACAACCACCAGCCAGCGTACAGGCTCAAAGGAAACCCTCCCTCACCCCATCACCACCAGAGATAAACAACAGCCTCATGGACCCCAAAATATGGGACAGctgggaggaggaagatgaggaggttCTCCCTCTCAATCAGAGGGTGAATCCCTCAGCTCAATTCAGAACCCCAG CGTCGCACAATAAAAAGCGTCGCTCCGTGGTGCCCATCACTCCCATGCCTCACTACTCTGACATGGACACGCCAGAGCTCAAGAACAAACTCAACAG CTTTGGTGTTCGGCCTTTACCAAAGCGCCAGATGGTCCTCAAACTGAGGGAGATCCACCAGTACACCCATCAGGTGGTCAGCTCGGACTCTGACGGTGAGGCACCCTCAGCAAGACGCACTCTTCAAGTAAAGCCCCCTCCTAAAACCAGTTCAGCAGCCACTGGCAGCAAATCAGGCTCCTGTAGCCAGACTGTGACGTTCAAGGAGCCCAGAGcacctgctgctgtttcccctctgaaacacagaggagaggaggaggagaaagagggagagccGCTGTCTGCATCGCAGGGCTCCAACACTTCTTCAACAGCTGCCAGTGAAGAATCTGAAAG GTCCAACCCAGAGTTTTGTCCCTCTACCGATGGCGACTCAGACAGCGATGGTGGCATTTCTGCCTCCCAGGCTGCGACCCGCCACCAGGATCGCCTCCAGGCAGTGCGCGCCTTCATCCTGTCAGACTCCACGCTCTACAGTCAGATCCTCCAGTACCAGCCTCTAGTTCTCTCTCAGCTCCAAGGGCGACTCAAGGCGGCCGGGATCCGCCTGGGTGCCGCCAAGCTGGTCGATTACCTGGACTCCCAGTGCATCACCTTCACCACAGCCAAGCCAGGTCACTCCGCTCCCAGCCGCAGGAGAGGCAAAAGGACAAAGGCAACGGTTGTAAGAGGAGCAAACGGCAAAAAAGCTGTCTCagttccactttaa
- the slx4 gene encoding structure-specific endonuclease subunit SLX4 isoform X2, giving the protein MDDSDQDFVDLCSKLLKRVRRKPGESRPPKSAEHQPSTQTSEGDKRRKKNKKDGDSGSKVTGTQSVFTGTGQHAASGETGGDSRDAGPLAAATSSTTTAAEPRFERGLSAKDKVLLKMQQFKKTSPPRMTHRDTRQQMNLDGPQPQRQDSPEPCSSGLHINSDEALALRLQQELDREEAQAEMVDLEDGGLFFCQICYRDLSHMTPEGRTQHLNRCLDDSENSGLIPPPPLVPDCPICGKTFKSQKSRSTHLKRCSSEMGVPPAVLLQALQRQAKETPNVPTVNTVAQTAGTKRKGPSKPGLPVKKKPRKKADPVDEDTMVALALSSSLLEQEKEAHRELNTKPAVSHTAVTTALKGRPDGAKGRGKKKRGVVPRPPPILLVQDAEVALVRLQERVSALLLRNRMPSPPTPTRCPSRLCGLNSVASLWQKSALLNSNSTALSDFYTTDLRELITPWETAKTNEASCSAGNKPESSLQPESEGTPVTGSRASILPSSTHTATSTPETGQRLVGSQALRDLMELAEDGMTLTQCRYPASGHAKDKRSSTSQSTNLHLSGFVLEEEEEEEEKADLCLSDFLTKTAQGGDKGDKKRGSHQSVAVSRLSSDLNSMVNNPQLSDVQLQVDSGEVYFAHSFMVYARCPLLAEMVHESGFGVQEEGVPAAQRVLMSDVPGQAVFALLQYLYTAHCSIPSSLRPHVQELASRFDLQELHQLCELHGEEAPPQGDKADYANQGEDVNDQTDQAFMELLRSMWNDEEEDEEDEGTDSDGGKDEERVLEDNRQTGDVTSGERELCEEQVNEEELEEIYNFAATQRKRVEENDSIEEEEEKKLADEEDSFTKLTESQRGISKTPLYPNSKLESHPSQDSSYNRVFSESFGVYEEENISPGPSKTQTSQPQKQLSSCKPLGELPVRTLLQFSPSIVDDFSPSPPPSTSNLPVAGVSPAQVGDYGGGGGGETDAVEVDVPKECRSLKRESRGSCGICVPASPDSGLKKKEPELIVLSDSSDEMEVDVAVLSSHSPHSSCAKLQTFTQIRPQSISKPSETIMENKVSSSIELSSNDPPDGRPGLGCDQSPVDCSLEVSWLIPSTPVHPGRCTKSSSTQTKSSTCRTQLFPKGGISSPSSVFSSPALPSHYSLHNSSSGTRVSSKTGPTEGSIPRLNLEETVPCSSGLDPNLSSKSASGFGVNKNREMSSMPQHQHKPHPLSASLKQDTPQHAQPQPYSSTPLHTELQQPPVLPGTSPLTSSLDKQRMISQGRDRASSESLEKTELGSFHLSPLSNPSDPPSPLSYNKGLHCPQKHNNSSSDSRCPEESSSRTNTGAELKRRGGDEEGKGERECKNRDTHDESEGGGEPGVVESSFQQSFMDEPPIAFNDSWGLDAYAGADPGCFSLRLEDSGGSSQQEHSLGRGEAAKSSSSDCQPAPSFHHIQSGKSCSSVVQSSASKSHCAQPPASVQAQRKPSLTPSPPEINNSLMDPKIWDSWEEEDEEVLPLNQRVNPSAQFRTPAASHNKKRRSVVPITPMPHYSDMDTPELKNKLNSFGVRPLPKRQMVLKLREIHQYTHQVVSSDSDGEAPSARRTLQVKPPPKTSSAATGSKSGSCSQTVTFKEPRAPAAVSPLKHRGEEEEKEGEPLSASQGSNTSSTAASEESERSNPEFCPSTDGDSDSDGGISASQAATRHQDRLQAVRAFILSDSTLYSQILQYQPLVLSQLQGRLKAAGIRLGAAKLVDYLDSQCITFTTAKPGHSAPSRRRGKRTKATVVRGANGKKAVSVPL; this is encoded by the exons ATGGATGACTCGGACCAGGATTTTGTAGACCTCTGTTCTAAGTTGCTGAAACGAGTCCGCAGGAAACCAGGTGAGAGCAGGCCGCCAAAGAGTGCAGAGCATCAGCCCTCCACTCAGACAAGTGAAGGCGAcaagagaaggaagaaaaacaagaaggaTGGAGACTCTGGCTCAAAGGTCACTGGGACCCAGTCTGTCTTCACCGGAACAGGCCAACATGCAGCCAGTGGAGAGACAGGAGGTGATTCAAGAGATGCTGGCCCTCTGGCTGCGGCCacttcatcaacaacaacagcagcagaacccAGATTTGAAAGAGGTCTGTCAGCAAAGGACAAAGTTCTCCTCAAAATGCAGCAGTTCAAGAAAACCAGTCCTCCGAGGATGACGCACAGAGACACGAGACAACAGATGAACCTAGACGGTCCACAGCCACAAAGACAAG ATTCTCCAGAACCTTGCAGCTCTGGTCTCCACATAAACAGTGACGAGGCACTGGCTCTGCGGCTGCAGCAGGAGCTGGACAGGGAGGAAGCACAGGCTGAGATGGTCGACCTGGAAGATGGAGGTCTTTTCTTCTGTCAGATCTGCTACAGAGATCTGTCTCATATGACTCCTGAGGGACGAACACAACATCTCAACAG GTGTTTAGATGACAGTGAGAACAGTGGCctgattcctcctcctcctcttgtccCTGACTGTCCCATCTGTGGTAAGACATTCAAGTCCCAAAAGAGTCGTTCCACCCACCTGAAGCGCTGCTCCTCGGAGATGGGCGTACCTCCAGCGGTGCTGCTGCAAGCTTTGCAGAGACAGGCGAAGGAGACTCCAAATGTCCCCACTGTCAACACAGT TGCACAGACGGCAGGGACGAAAAGGAAAGGCCCCTCGAAGCCAGGCCTCCCAGTGAAGAAGAAGCCCAGGAAAAAGGCTGATCCTGTGGATGAAGACACCATGGTTGCTCTGgctctgtcctcctccctgCTGGAACAGGAGAAGGAGGCACACAGAGAATTAAACACCAAGCCTGCTGTCTCTCACACTGCAGTGACCACAGCACTGAAGGGGAGGCCAGATGGAG CTAAAGGACGTGGAAAGAAGAAAAGGGGAGTTGTCCCTCGTCCTCCTCCGATCCTCCTTGTACAGGATGCTGAGGTGGCCCTGGTGAGGCTGCAGGAACGCGTTTCTGCTCTCCTCTTACGTAACCGGATGCCTTCTCCCCCAACGCCGACCCGCTGCCCGAGCAGGCTGTGTGGTTTGAACAGTGTTGCCTCCCTCTGGCAGAAAAGTGCTCTGCTGAACAGCAACTCCACCGCTCTGTCTGATTTCTACACCACAGACCTCAGAGAGCTCATTACACCCTGGGAGACGGCAAAG ACTAATGAGGCCTCCTGCAGCGCTGGTAACAAGCCCGAGTCGTCTCTACAACCAGAGAGCGAAGGGACTCCTGTCACAGGGTCCAGGGCCTCCATCCTGCCATCTTCCACTCACACAGCAACCTCCACCCCAGAGACAGGGCAGCGCCTAGTGGGCAGCCAGGCCCTACGGGACCTGATGGAGCTGGCAGAAGACGGCATGACCCTCACACAGTGCAGATACCCTGCCTCAGGCCACGCTAAAG ACAAACGGAGCAGCACCAGTCAGTCTACAAACCTTCATCTCAGCGGCTTtgtcctggaggaggaggaggaggaggaggagaaggctgACCTGTGTCtgagtgacttcctgacaaaaACGGCACAAGGAGGAGATAAAGGAGATAAAAAACGAGGCAGCCATCAATCA GTTGCCGTTTCTAGACTATCATCTGACCTGAACAGCATGGTGAACAACCCTCAGCTCAGCGATGTGCAGCTCCAGGTTGACAGTGGAGAGGTCTACTTTGCCCATTCCTTCATGGTGTATGCtcgctgccccctgctggcagaAATG gTACATGAAAGTGGTTTTGGGGTGCAGGAGGAAGGAGTGCCTGCAGCTCAGAGGGTGTTGATGAGTGACGTCCCAGGACAGGCAGTGTTTGCTCTACTGCAGTACCTTTACACAGCTCACTGCTCCATCCCATCCTCACTGCGGCCTCATGTACAAGAGCTGGCATCCAG ATTTGACTTGCAGGAGCTGCACCAGCTTTGTGAGCTCCACGGAGAGGAGGCGCCACCTCAAGGGGATAAGGCAGACTACGCAAACCAGGGCGAGGATGTCAATGACCAAACAGACCAGGCCTTCATGGAGCTCCTGCGCTCCATGTggaatgatgaggaggaggatgaggaggatgagggcaCAGATTCCGATGGCGGAAAAGATGAAGAGAGAGTGTTGGAAGATAATCGTCAAACCGGTGATGTTACATCTGgcgagagagagttgtgtgagGAACAAGTGAACGAGGAGGAGTTGGAGGAGATCTACAACTTTGCCGCCACTCAGAGAAAGAGGGTAGAGGAGAACGACAgcatagaggaggaggaagagaaaaagttAGCTGATGAGGAAGACTCCTTCACAAAACTGACAGAATCTCAAAGAGGCATCAGTAAGACACCCCTATATCCAAACTCAAAACTTGAGTCACATCCCAGCCAGGATTCCAGCTACAACCGCGTCTTCTCAGAGTCTTTTGGAGTCTATGAGGAAGAGAACATTTCACCTGGTCCATCAAAAACACAGACCTCTCAACCCCAGAAACAACTGTCCTCCTGTAAACCTTTAGGTGAACTCCCTGTCAGAACGTTGCTTCAGTTCTCACCAAGCATTGTCGATGACTTTTCACCCAGCCCTCCTCCCAGTACATCCAACCTGCCTGTGGCAGGTGTGTCTCCTGCTCAAGTGGGGGActatggtggtggtggtggtggtgaaacAGATGCTGTTGAAGTGGATGTGCCTAAAGAATGTCGGTCATTGAAACGAGAAAGCCGAGGCTCGTGTGGCATTTGTGTTCCCGCTTCTCCTGATTCAGGCCTGAAAAAGAAGGAACCTGAGCTCATAGTTCTGTCTGACTCCAGTGATGAGATGGAGGTGGATGTTGCTGTTCTTAGTTCCCATAGTCCACATTCTTCTTGTGCTAAGCTGCAGACATTCACCCAGATCAGACCTCAGTCAATATCAAAACCTAGTGAAACCATCATGGAGAATAAAGTGTCCAGTAGTATAGAGCTTAGTTCTAATGATCCTCCTGATGGTCGTCCAGGTTTAGGTTGTGATCAGAGTCCAGTCGACTGTTCTCTAGAAGTGTCTTGGCTGATCCCGTCCACACCAGTGCATCCTGGAAGATGCACCAAGAGCAGCTCCACTCAGACCAAAAGCAGCACATGCAGGACACAGCTGTTCCCTAAAGGCGGCATTTCCTCGCCCTCCTCAGTTTTTTCCTCTCCCGCTCTACCATCTCATTACAGTCTTCACAACTCAAGCAGTGGAACCCGAGTTTCCAGCAAAACTGGCCCAACAGAGGGCAGCATTCCTAGGCTGAACCTGGAAGAAACCGTTCCCTGTAGCTCTGGTTTGGATCCCAACCTTTCTTCTAAAAGTGCCAGCGGCTTTGGCGTAAATAAGAACAGAGAAATGTCTTCAATGCCTCAACATCAACATAAGCCTCATCCCCTCAGTGCTTCCTTAAAGCAGGATACACCGCAGCACGCCCAGCCACAGCCCTACAGCAGCACTCCCCTGCATACAGAGCTCCAACAGCCCCCTGTCCTTCCTGGCACCTCTCCACTCACCAGTAGCCTTGATAAACAGAGGATGATCAGTCAGGGAAGGGACAGAGCTTCATCGGAAAGCCTAGAAAAGACAGAGTTAGGGAGCTTTCATCTCTCCCCCTTATCCAACCCTTCAGATCCACCCTCTCCTTTGTCTTACAACAAAGGTCTTCATTgtccacagaaacacaacaattcCTCGAGTGACAGCCGATGCCCAGAAGAGTCGAGCAGTCGAACAAACACAGGGGCTGAGCtcaaaaggagaggaggagatgaggagggaAAAGGTGAGAGAGAGTGTAAAAATAGAGACACGCATGATGAGAGTGAAGGAGGTGGAGAACCAGGTGTTGTGGAGTCCAGTTTCCAGCAGAGCTTCATGGACGAACCTCCCATAGCTTTCAACGACTCTTGGGGCCTCGACGCCTACGCAGGAGCCGACCCCGGCTGCTTCAGCCTGAGACTGGAGGACAGTGGGGGGTCCAGTCAGCAGGAGCACAGCCTCGGACGAGGAGAAGCGGCCAAATCGTCATCCTCCGACTGTCAGCCTGCACCATCTTTTCACCATATCCAATCGGGGAAGAGCTGCAGCAGTGTGGTTCAGTCCTCTGCATCTAAAAGCCACTGCGCACAACCACCAGCCAGCGTACAGGCTCAAAGGAAACCCTCCCTCACCCCATCACCACCAGAGATAAACAACAGCCTCATGGACCCCAAAATATGGGACAGctgggaggaggaagatgaggaggttCTCCCTCTCAATCAGAGGGTGAATCCCTCAGCTCAATTCAGAACCCCAG CAGCGTCGCACAATAAAAAGCGTCGCTCCGTGGTGCCCATCACTCCCATGCCTCACTACTCTGACATGGACACGCCAGAGCTCAAGAACAAACTCAACAG CTTTGGTGTTCGGCCTTTACCAAAGCGCCAGATGGTCCTCAAACTGAGGGAGATCCACCAGTACACCCATCAGGTGGTCAGCTCGGACTCTGACGGTGAGGCACCCTCAGCAAGACGCACTCTTCAAGTAAAGCCCCCTCCTAAAACCAGTTCAGCAGCCACTGGCAGCAAATCAGGCTCCTGTAGCCAGACTGTGACGTTCAAGGAGCCCAGAGcacctgctgctgtttcccctctgaaacacagaggagaggaggaggagaaagagggagagccGCTGTCTGCATCGCAGGGCTCCAACACTTCTTCAACAGCTGCCAGTGAAGAATCTGAAAG GTCCAACCCAGAGTTTTGTCCCTCTACCGATGGCGACTCAGACAGCGATGGTGGCATTTCTGCCTCCCAGGCTGCGACCCGCCACCAGGATCGCCTCCAGGCAGTGCGCGCCTTCATCCTGTCAGACTCCACGCTCTACAGTCAGATCCTCCAGTACCAGCCTCTAGTTCTCTCTCAGCTCCAAGGGCGACTCAAGGCGGCCGGGATCCGCCTGGGTGCCGCCAAGCTGGTCGATTACCTGGACTCCCAGTGCATCACCTTCACCACAGCCAAGCCAGGTCACTCCGCTCCCAGCCGCAGGAGAGGCAAAAGGACAAAGGCAACGGTTGTAAGAGGAGCAAACGGCAAAAAAGCTGTCTCagttccactttaa